One window of Deltaproteobacteria bacterium GWC2_65_14 genomic DNA carries:
- a CDS encoding prevent-host-death family protein, with product MARMTASQIRGEFAEALNRVVYRGERIVLRRRGKDVAALVSIEDLELLQGVENREDIRDARAAKEEAEREGTTPLADFKKELGL from the coding sequence ATGGCCCGCATGACGGCAAGTCAGATCCGGGGAGAATTCGCGGAGGCCCTCAACCGGGTGGTCTACAGGGGCGAGAGGATCGTCCTGCGCCGCCGGGGGAAGGATGTCGCCGCGCTGGTCTCGATCGAGGATCTGGAGCTTCTTCAGGGGGTAGAGAACCGGGAAGATATCCGGGACGCCCGGGCCGCGAAGGAGGAGGCGGAGCGCGAAGGGACGACTCCACTGGCCGACTTCAAGAAAGAGCTTGGCCTGTAA
- a CDS encoding putative toxin-antitoxin system toxin component, PIN family: MRVLLDSNVFVSAVLLGRNCEEILSLARAGVLQLLSSEGILSEVERVMRRKFRWSQAEAGQLVEELRSLCTLVECDPCGVEFLPDPDDAKVLACAVAGKVDVIVTGDRKHLLPLGRFRGVPIISPAEFLDRLG; encoded by the coding sequence GTGAGGGTTCTCCTCGACTCGAACGTGTTCGTTTCGGCGGTGCTCCTCGGGCGAAACTGCGAAGAGATCCTCTCATTGGCCCGCGCCGGGGTCCTCCAGCTGTTGTCGTCGGAGGGGATCCTCTCCGAGGTGGAGAGGGTGATGCGGAGGAAGTTCCGCTGGAGCCAGGCGGAGGCCGGGCAGCTTGTGGAAGAACTGCGTTCTCTTTGCACGCTGGTCGAATGCGATCCGTGCGGCGTCGAATTTCTCCCGGATCCGGACGATGCCAAGGTGCTGGCCTGCGCGGTCGCGGGAAAGGTGGACGTCATCGTCACGGGCGACCGGAAGCACCTCCTTCCCCTCGGAAGGTTTCGAGGAGTTCCGATCATATCCCCTGCCGAATTCCTGGATCGCTTGGGATGA
- a CDS encoding addiction module toxin RelE codes for MAYSVELAPAAKRQVRKLDRSIQGRIIRRLEALGKDPRPPGVEKLEGNENTYRVRVGEYRIVYEIRDKILVILVLKVGHRREIYRGS; via the coding sequence TTGGCGTATTCCGTCGAACTTGCACCGGCCGCGAAACGCCAGGTCAGGAAGCTGGATCGCTCGATCCAGGGGCGAATCATTCGCCGCCTCGAGGCGCTGGGAAAAGATCCGCGTCCTCCAGGCGTCGAGAAACTGGAAGGGAACGAGAACACCTATCGGGTCCGGGTGGGGGAATATCGGATCGTGTACGAGATCCGGGACAAGATCCTCGTGATCCTGGTCCTGAAAGTGGGGCACCGCAGGGAGATCTACCGCGGCTCATAG